From the genome of Polyangiaceae bacterium, one region includes:
- a CDS encoding lysophospholipid acyltransferase family protein, translating into MIRARRVGWFNAWFSGHARSRIRGAFGEVRVRGLDAARAHAADAPLLIVSNHTSWWDPLVALHVSTHMLGMRGHAMMDAKNLRRLPFFALVGAFGVDLDNAADGAAAIRYAARLLDVPGNLVWVFPQGMERPVTERPLGFRAGSAEIARVAKRAKVVPLGLRYEFGAVERPTLWISVGDAVAAGRDTVKNRAMQEEAVTGELDRIERAVRGESAGEFALHWGKSPAIVGMAMERALAGMTRPWVGG; encoded by the coding sequence ATGATTCGAGCGCGGCGAGTGGGTTGGTTCAACGCGTGGTTTTCGGGGCATGCGCGGTCACGCATTCGGGGGGCATTCGGCGAGGTGCGTGTGCGGGGGCTCGATGCGGCGCGAGCGCATGCGGCGGATGCGCCGTTGCTCATCGTGTCCAATCACACGTCGTGGTGGGATCCGCTGGTGGCGCTGCACGTGTCGACGCACATGCTGGGGATGCGTGGACACGCGATGATGGATGCGAAGAACCTGAGGCGGCTTCCATTTTTTGCATTGGTGGGTGCATTTGGCGTGGACCTCGACAATGCGGCGGATGGGGCGGCGGCGATTCGATATGCGGCGCGATTATTGGATGTGCCGGGCAACTTGGTATGGGTGTTTCCGCAAGGAATGGAGCGACCGGTGACAGAGAGGCCGCTCGGTTTTCGGGCAGGGTCGGCGGAGATAGCGCGGGTTGCGAAGCGGGCGAAGGTGGTGCCTTTGGGATTGCGGTACGAGTTTGGCGCAGTGGAACGGCCGACGTTGTGGATATCGGTTGGCGATGCGGTGGCAGCGGGGCGTGACACGGTGAAAAACCGTGCAATGCAAGAGGAGGCGGTGACGGGCGAGCTGGATCGGATCGAGCGTGCGGTGCGAGGGGAAAGCGCGGGGGAATTTGCGCTGCACTGGGGGAAGTCGCCGGCGATTGTGGGAATGGCGATGGAGCGCGCGCTGGCGGGGATGACGCGTCCGTGGGTGGGGGGGTGA
- a CDS encoding pentapeptide repeat-containing protein, giving the protein MNTAILDMIRIDMSSFADPLTEVTITGTSVEWTQSRARRRLVLQPTDAAEFPDVVYNDKQMSYTQFLASDAMADLRGLAETIAPYVQSTSSFVREDEYIDVRAQLEEDEAGTATQLLSRLVQESIRIPKTTLVFLRGSAGGGKSVLLAHWAAKQARAFVAGHSQQVLLYIDAQGRSLARLDEAMALILQDLRAKFTYQAVATLTRHGLLVPIVDGFDELLGMGGYREAFSSLAKFMQRLNGMGAIVASARATFFQYSDIGNVARRFADMSEKLDYEIKPVDVLPWGDEELKAYLQRKGATTIFGATSPEDAVNRLRDRLGEAAKDILTNPFFVRNMVDLAMQGEVKFMARPLEAIVDELIAREVHKLRDNTSGLPILTAEQHRFLLEQLAEEMWWQETRTLDEPTVRTVSEIAADAMHITTDMASKVIFRSTAHAMLKVKDDGDSRKLEFTHEYYYALFVGRAIARRLQGGDDISDFLARANLSAVVAGEVAAALIRLEVPIEQVVSRLVLNRLTFAGLESARSNAGMILGALMRQWNGQLPECGLEIRLVNFVNVDFSDSNLENITFENCEFIRPDLRGANWSAIRLVNTKLVLPVVDERTTRFANIRFLVPDDVVGVLLHNGEHEPRPEYEPAKVAAILQTLGADVPASNPTKRVLSDRAERHIEVMHKFLRIMKHTFFFSEDDIVNKRLHTQREWDTVQQLMRKHGLLTEGAISRRGTQGRVRHLTVPVSSLEMGEGDIAQHPGIQSFWDELRNL; this is encoded by the coding sequence ATGAATACGGCAATCCTCGACATGATTCGTATAGACATGAGTAGTTTTGCGGATCCTCTCACTGAAGTCACGATCACTGGAACCTCCGTCGAATGGACACAAAGCCGCGCACGTCGACGGCTCGTACTACAACCCACGGACGCTGCTGAATTTCCTGACGTTGTATACAATGACAAACAGATGAGTTACACCCAGTTCCTGGCTTCGGATGCGATGGCGGACCTGCGTGGACTCGCGGAAACGATTGCGCCCTACGTGCAGTCGACGTCTTCTTTCGTGCGAGAAGACGAATACATTGACGTCCGAGCTCAGCTTGAGGAGGACGAGGCCGGTACGGCAACGCAGCTTTTGTCTCGCCTTGTGCAGGAGAGCATTCGCATACCAAAGACCACGCTTGTTTTTTTGCGTGGATCTGCTGGTGGTGGCAAATCCGTACTACTAGCGCATTGGGCAGCCAAACAGGCGCGTGCTTTCGTTGCAGGACATTCGCAGCAAGTTCTGCTTTACATTGATGCACAGGGGCGATCACTAGCGCGTCTCGACGAAGCAATGGCGCTCATTCTGCAGGATCTCCGAGCCAAGTTCACATATCAGGCAGTCGCCACACTAACTCGGCACGGCTTATTGGTGCCCATTGTTGATGGCTTCGATGAACTGCTTGGAATGGGCGGATATCGCGAAGCGTTTTCCTCCCTCGCAAAGTTCATGCAACGACTCAACGGCATGGGAGCGATCGTCGCTTCCGCTCGTGCAACGTTTTTTCAGTACAGTGATATCGGAAATGTCGCTCGACGGTTCGCCGACATGAGCGAAAAGCTCGATTACGAGATCAAACCTGTCGACGTCCTTCCCTGGGGCGACGAGGAACTCAAAGCCTACCTGCAACGGAAGGGAGCCACCACAATATTCGGTGCAACTTCTCCCGAGGATGCCGTGAATCGACTTCGAGATCGACTCGGCGAAGCGGCAAAGGATATCCTCACGAACCCATTCTTTGTGAGGAACATGGTCGATTTGGCCATGCAAGGCGAAGTCAAATTTATGGCGCGCCCGCTCGAAGCAATCGTGGATGAACTCATTGCGCGAGAGGTACACAAGTTACGAGACAATACTAGCGGTTTGCCGATTCTCACAGCGGAGCAGCATCGCTTTCTCCTTGAGCAACTGGCGGAAGAAATGTGGTGGCAGGAAACGCGAACGCTGGATGAGCCCACCGTGCGAACAGTCTCAGAAATCGCTGCTGACGCAATGCATATCACCACCGATATGGCGTCCAAAGTAATTTTTCGGAGCACTGCGCACGCAATGCTGAAAGTCAAGGACGACGGCGATTCGCGCAAATTGGAGTTCACGCATGAGTATTACTATGCACTCTTCGTTGGGCGCGCAATCGCTAGACGTCTGCAAGGAGGCGATGATATATCCGATTTTCTAGCGCGCGCAAATCTATCGGCTGTCGTCGCCGGAGAGGTTGCTGCCGCCCTAATCCGCCTCGAAGTCCCCATCGAACAGGTTGTTTCCCGCCTCGTCCTGAATCGGCTAACATTTGCTGGACTCGAAAGTGCACGCAGCAACGCAGGAATGATTCTGGGGGCACTCATGCGGCAATGGAATGGCCAGTTGCCAGAATGCGGACTTGAGATTCGTTTAGTGAACTTCGTGAACGTCGATTTCAGTGATTCCAACTTGGAAAATATTACATTCGAGAACTGTGAATTCATTCGCCCCGATCTCCGAGGCGCAAACTGGTCCGCCATTCGCCTCGTCAATACCAAATTAGTCCTACCCGTCGTTGATGAGCGCACGACTCGCTTTGCAAATATAAGATTTCTTGTGCCGGACGACGTTGTGGGGGTCCTGCTACACAATGGCGAACATGAACCACGACCGGAGTACGAACCGGCCAAAGTCGCCGCCATACTTCAAACTCTGGGCGCGGATGTACCAGCCAGCAATCCCACGAAACGCGTGCTGTCGGATCGGGCTGAACGGCACATCGAGGTAATGCACAAGTTCCTGCGCATTATGAAACATACCTTCTTCTTTTCAGAAGATGACATTGTCAATAAGCGGCTACACACGCAACGCGAATGGGACACTGTACAACAGCTGATGCGGAAACATGGCTTGCTTACGGAAGGCGCAATCTCTAGGCGTGGCACACAAGGTCGAGTACGCCACCTCACGGTACCTGTATCATCGCTCGAAATGGGAGAAGGCGATATTGCACAACATCCAGGTATCCAAAGTTTCTGGGACGAATTGCGCAATCTGTAA
- a CDS encoding cobalamin B12-binding domain-containing protein — translation MVGDTFCTTIAPRRLRPVPLVQAMPALTARTSGRRFRSCCFLRLVSRPLVWPARSIHTIGPALLQIGDLWHAGAVTVAQEHLASNVLGGTLVHLLRLAQPSDAERRVLLACFADEEHVLGLYGAGLRFASWGYRTLMLGASTPPVAVARAVDALSPDLVGLSATMLLPPPRARELVDAYADACHSTPWAVGGDAAESMRPWIEDRGGICIGRDLPGARQVIEKAVVTNRRKRNGRGE, via the coding sequence ATGGTGGGAGATACCTTTTGCACGACAATAGCGCCGAGGAGGCTTCGACCGGTGCCGTTAGTGCAGGCAATGCCGGCACTAACGGCTCGGACCAGCGGCCGTCGTTTTCGGTCTTGTTGCTTCCTTCGTCTCGTCAGCAGACCGCTCGTTTGGCCTGCCAGAAGTATCCATACGATAGGTCCGGCGCTGCTTCAGATAGGGGATTTGTGGCATGCAGGGGCGGTGACGGTGGCGCAGGAGCATCTTGCGTCGAACGTGCTAGGCGGGACGCTCGTGCATTTGCTTCGATTGGCGCAGCCATCGGATGCGGAGCGTCGGGTATTGCTGGCGTGTTTTGCGGATGAAGAGCACGTGCTCGGGCTGTACGGGGCGGGGCTTCGGTTTGCGTCATGGGGGTATCGCACGTTGATGCTTGGGGCGAGCACGCCGCCGGTGGCGGTAGCGCGCGCGGTCGATGCGCTTTCGCCGGACCTCGTGGGCCTCAGTGCGACGATGCTGTTGCCGCCGCCGCGAGCGCGCGAGCTTGTGGATGCATATGCGGATGCGTGTCATTCGACGCCGTGGGCGGTGGGAGGAGACGCGGCGGAATCGATGCGCCCGTGGATCGAGGATCGTGGTGGAATATGCATTGGGCGCGATTTGCCGGGCGCACGGCAAGTGATTGAAAAGGCGGTCGTGACGAATCGACGAAAACGCAACGGGCGGGGGGAGTGA
- a CDS encoding DUF3160 domain-containing protein: MDSGEPPKWTGWYFDMFEDREDGASKAADIIADYFTLTNAGKVAYLGTEGPRLGVFIVDTGGEPRAMVGPVSRGYEVKSPIADRLSDRTARKAPDKHLLFRDSFASKPLPVPPLGLGVTVTNCTNDGKLEVRVLVAADRPIGPVTITLLDHHADPLAPSLTQKVDGNLVVFPFLFPEVPHEEKKAEVSERERYEQMFNRKIKYLVEAISVRIEDLSHSGLGKGPYDYFTSPSVYHGATSQDDVNALLTRPSGVYSPFVIGGSWHPEPAPADEW, from the coding sequence ATGGATTCGGGCGAGCCGCCCAAATGGACGGGCTGGTATTTCGACATGTTCGAGGATCGTGAAGACGGGGCGTCGAAGGCGGCGGACATCATTGCGGATTATTTTACGCTCACGAATGCGGGAAAGGTCGCGTATCTTGGGACGGAAGGGCCGCGTCTTGGCGTATTCATCGTGGATACGGGCGGCGAGCCGCGGGCGATGGTCGGTCCCGTTTCGCGTGGTTACGAGGTCAAGTCGCCGATTGCCGATCGGCTGAGCGACCGGACTGCGCGCAAAGCGCCCGACAAGCATCTGCTTTTCCGCGATTCATTTGCATCGAAGCCATTGCCGGTGCCTCCGCTTGGCCTAGGCGTGACAGTCACCAATTGCACGAATGATGGCAAGCTGGAAGTGCGTGTATTGGTCGCGGCGGATCGGCCCATCGGTCCCGTCACGATTACGCTGCTCGATCATCACGCCGATCCTCTCGCGCCGTCGTTGACCCAAAAGGTCGATGGCAATCTCGTCGTCTTTCCGTTTCTGTTTCCGGAAGTGCCGCACGAGGAAAAGAAAGCGGAGGTTTCAGAGCGTGAGAGGTACGAACAAATGTTCAATCGGAAAATCAAGTACCTGGTCGAGGCGATATCCGTGCGCATCGAGGACTTGAGCCATTCGGGACTCGGCAAAGGGCCGTATGATTATTTCACGAGTCCGAGCGTGTATCATGGCGCCACTTCGCAAGACGACGTCAACGCGCTGCTAACGAGGCCTTCGGGCGTGTATTCGCCCTTCGTGATTGGCGGTAGCTGGCACCCGGAACCGGCGCCTGCTGACGAGTGGTGA
- a CDS encoding DUF3160 domain-containing protein has translation MKRRFLLPSAALLVMATMLGLSCRPSARNVAVDPCTPAQSASGPSRMLAPPSPDAQHSASFLALRDIDDKACGLPTTVAVVKARNGAKPFEALDANCGESGFCDWVDVAPPGADACYVSNDHIRDWEAKARVVPAGNAAAKDPWDGKKKPKYFDRIDAHLHLDDNEETMLRKNGFVVLDRLPYMDYANAFHDIFQEELPLYVGVDPILHAAFQATDVALSYAERHRLAPALDDMLAKLTKGLAASKGIYDEQARKDLDLYLGVANEFNRKWDADKRPASLFKQDDKIDEMASWIRNGGLTPVDVFGRRRMIDASQYTPRGHYEHMVETFNFPSYFQTMTWLTRFEWNLVSRDSRSSHPDAAPDPRETPREARNALALADLFRRSGALDRLAEFEEVYSAYGGQREDVGIPELLKLMDTHRIRPSDPNAPEKLKVAIGKGYRRTTRLHFMPQGVSELPVITTIMGGRIAPDIAPLERLVHDALPNRFDLGAADVAYALGHDRAAAYLKSDLDAYPELKDALNAARADLAQRTNQSKDVQGAFMGTLLALAKQPEGMLPSFMKRDAFADFSHVLGARGIRSAPAYVRFDVRARIRCVWLRHSGCVRRAGIAVLCGTHQTRRAIARRDERRARGALARFANVIGHRADGAFARCSDARTGDVVVDGCRIRPRGGIYGFGRAAQMDGLVFRHVRGS, from the coding sequence ATGAAACGTCGTTTCCTTTTGCCCTCGGCCGCGCTCCTCGTCATGGCAACGATGCTGGGTCTATCGTGTCGTCCGTCGGCACGCAATGTCGCGGTCGATCCTTGCACGCCGGCGCAAAGTGCTTCGGGGCCGTCGCGCATGTTGGCGCCGCCTTCGCCCGACGCCCAGCATTCCGCATCATTCCTCGCGCTGCGCGACATCGACGACAAAGCGTGCGGTCTGCCCACGACCGTGGCCGTGGTCAAAGCACGCAATGGGGCGAAGCCCTTCGAGGCGCTCGATGCGAATTGTGGCGAGTCCGGTTTTTGCGATTGGGTCGACGTCGCGCCCCCAGGAGCCGATGCGTGTTACGTCAGCAATGATCACATTCGCGATTGGGAAGCCAAAGCGCGCGTCGTGCCCGCAGGAAACGCCGCCGCGAAGGATCCCTGGGACGGCAAAAAGAAGCCGAAGTATTTCGATCGAATCGATGCCCACTTGCACCTCGACGACAACGAAGAGACCATGCTCCGAAAAAACGGATTCGTCGTCCTCGACCGGCTTCCCTACATGGATTACGCCAATGCATTCCACGACATTTTCCAGGAAGAGCTGCCGCTCTACGTCGGCGTCGATCCCATTTTGCACGCAGCTTTCCAAGCGACGGACGTCGCGCTGAGTTATGCCGAGCGACATCGGCTCGCCCCCGCGCTCGACGACATGCTCGCCAAGCTGACCAAGGGACTCGCTGCGTCGAAGGGCATTTATGACGAGCAAGCGCGCAAGGACCTCGATTTGTATCTGGGCGTGGCGAACGAATTCAATCGCAAATGGGATGCCGACAAAAGACCCGCATCCCTCTTCAAACAAGACGACAAGATTGATGAAATGGCCTCATGGATTCGAAATGGCGGCCTCACGCCCGTCGATGTCTTCGGTCGGCGCCGCATGATCGACGCCTCGCAATACACGCCGCGTGGGCATTACGAGCACATGGTGGAGACGTTCAATTTTCCGAGTTATTTTCAGACCATGACGTGGCTCACGCGATTCGAATGGAACCTCGTTTCACGCGACTCGCGATCGTCGCATCCGGATGCCGCACCGGATCCGCGAGAGACGCCGCGCGAAGCTCGAAACGCCCTTGCATTGGCCGATCTTTTTCGCCGCTCGGGTGCGCTCGATAGGCTCGCGGAATTCGAGGAAGTTTACAGCGCATATGGTGGGCAGCGCGAGGACGTGGGGATTCCGGAGCTGTTGAAGTTGATGGATACGCACCGCATTCGGCCCTCGGATCCCAATGCGCCGGAAAAACTGAAAGTTGCCATCGGAAAGGGATATCGACGCACGACGCGGCTTCATTTCATGCCTCAAGGCGTGTCCGAATTGCCGGTCATCACGACGATCATGGGTGGACGCATTGCACCGGACATCGCGCCGCTGGAACGCTTGGTGCACGATGCATTGCCGAATCGATTCGACCTCGGTGCGGCCGATGTTGCCTACGCGCTCGGGCACGACCGTGCCGCGGCGTATTTGAAGAGCGACCTGGATGCCTATCCCGAATTGAAAGACGCATTGAATGCGGCACGCGCGGATCTTGCGCAACGGACGAACCAAAGCAAAGACGTGCAAGGTGCCTTCATGGGCACGCTTTTGGCGCTCGCCAAGCAGCCGGAGGGGATGTTGCCGTCGTTCATGAAGCGCGATGCCTTTGCCGATTTTTCGCATGTCCTCGGCGCTCGTGGGATACGCTCAGCTCCGGCATACGTTCGTTTTGATGTCCGGGCAAGGATACGATGCGTATGGTTGCGCCATTCCGGATGCGTACGTCGAGCCGGCATTGCCGTTTTATGCGGCACTCATCAAACACGTCGAGCAATTGCGCGCCGTGACGAAAGGCGGGCACGAGGGGCTCTTGCGCGTTTTGCAAACGTTATCGGCCATCGTGCAGACGGAGCTTTCGCGAGGTGCTCCGACGCCCGAACAGGCGACGTGGTTGTCGATGGTTGCCGAATACGTCCCCGAGGGGGGATATATGGATTCGGGCGAGCCGCCCAAATGGACGGGCTGGTATTTCGACATGTTCGAGGATCGTGA